In [Leptolyngbya] sp. PCC 7376, a genomic segment contains:
- a CDS encoding DUF1064 domain-containing protein: protein MAKPTKSYRGAKKFVHVDGIRFDSLLEAETYRKLKKVCPFCQIDTQFKLVAKPKTRVFPVMYWKVDFRLSHPCLETPIYVEPKAVLTKDFMIKLKFFEYNDPESFSNLWFVVPDNFNQERITKFQCRTKSKVVRLKNLHTICPKV, encoded by the coding sequence TTGGCTAAACCCACAAAAAGCTACAGGGGAGCCAAAAAGTTTGTACATGTCGATGGAATAAGGTTTGACAGTCTATTAGAGGCTGAGACTTACCGAAAACTGAAAAAGGTCTGTCCATTCTGTCAGATAGATACTCAGTTCAAGTTAGTCGCTAAACCCAAAACTAGAGTCTTCCCAGTCATGTACTGGAAAGTAGATTTTAGACTATCTCACCCCTGCCTAGAGACTCCAATCTACGTAGAGCCTAAGGCTGTTTTGACTAAAGATTTCATGATTAAGCTTAAGTTCTTTGAGTACAATGACCCAGAGTCATTTAGCAACCTTTGGTTTGTCGTACCAGACAATTTTAATCAAGAGAGAATTACCAAGTTTCAGTGCAGAACAAAGTCAAAAGTAGTCCGGCTTAAGAACTTGCACACTATTTGTCCAAAAGTATAA
- a CDS encoding IS1 family transposase (programmed frameshift) has translation MTIHCPQCNAQDIIKSGFAKNRQRFNKCKQCNYQFTSFSKERGKPLWMKLEAVLMYMSGMSMNATAKILGVSAQSVLNWVRDFGEANYEKPTPESAVVVELDELWHFIQGEKNKLWVWKAYDRNTGRLIDWELGSRDSRTLGHLLERFSQWQITVYCTDNWKPYQQLLENHPDAFHVISKKETIAIERNNSDNRHWFARFHRRTKVVSKSKHMVDLSMALFAKFRVNGSIELLRNWRLTLLS, from the exons ATGACAATTCACTGTCCCCAATGTAATGCTCAAGACATCATCAAAAGTGGATTCGCTAAAAATCGTCAACGATTTAATAAGTGTAAGCAGTGCAATTATCAATTTACAAGCTTTTCTAAAGAGCGGGGCAAGCCTCTCTGGATGAAATTAGAAGCTGTATTGATGTATATGAGTGGTATGTCCATGAATGCGACAGCCAAGATTCTCGGTGTATCAGCTCAATCAGTGCTCAATTGGGTAAGAGATTTCGGTGAAGCCAATTATGAAAAGCCCACTCCTGAGTCTGCTGTCGTGGTGGAGCTAGATGAGCTATGGCATTTTATCCAAG GAGAAAAAAACAAACTTTGGGTCTGGAAAGCATATGACCGTAATACTGGGCGACTCATTGACTGGGAATTGGGAAGTCGTGATAGTCGAACTTTAGGTCATTTACTAGAGCGGTTCTCGCAATGGCAAATCACTGTCTATTGCACCGATAATTGGAAACCCTATCAACAGCTATTAGAGAATCACCCAGATGCTTTTCATGTCATTAGCAAGAAAGAGACAATAGCAATTGAGAGAAACAACTCAGACAATCGCCATTGGTTTGCTCGGTTTCATCGCAGGACGAAGGTCGTCTCTAAATCAAAACACATGGTGGACTTGAGCATGGCACTGTTTGCGAAATTTAGAGTGAATGGAAGTATTGAGCTACTGCGCAATTGGCGTTTAACATTACTCTCTTGA
- a CDS encoding Gfo/Idh/MocA family protein, protein MSQVQTGVSQKPAIRIGVIGIGNMGQHHTRVLSLLKDVELVGIADLNVERGLDLASKYRIKFFEDYRELLPLVDAVCIAVPTKLHYQVGLECMERGVHVMIEKPIAASIAEAEALVNAAAEHKVILQVGHIERFNPAFQELSKVLKTEHLLAIEAHRMSPYSQRANDVSVVLDLMIHDIDLLLEMAASPVVQLTATGSKKEESNHLDYVTATLNFANGIVATLTASKVTHRKIRTIAAHCKNSLTEADFLNNEIEIHRQTTANYTTDYGQVLYRQDGLIEQVYTSNIEPLHAELEHFVQCVRGGEQPSVGGEQALKALRLASLIEQSALDGKAWHEMDWQYQHLNQPNKPMTPAKVS, encoded by the coding sequence ATGTCTCAAGTTCAGACTGGTGTATCGCAAAAACCCGCAATTCGGATCGGTGTCATCGGCATCGGTAACATGGGACAGCACCACACCCGTGTTCTGAGTTTACTGAAGGATGTTGAACTCGTTGGGATTGCAGATCTCAATGTCGAACGAGGACTGGATCTTGCCAGTAAATACCGCATCAAATTTTTTGAAGACTATCGTGAGCTACTGCCGCTAGTCGACGCCGTTTGCATCGCTGTCCCCACAAAGCTCCATTACCAAGTTGGTTTGGAATGTATGGAACGAGGTGTGCATGTCATGATCGAGAAGCCGATCGCTGCTAGCATTGCCGAAGCCGAAGCCCTCGTGAATGCCGCTGCTGAACATAAAGTAATTTTGCAAGTCGGTCATATTGAACGATTTAATCCCGCTTTTCAAGAACTGAGTAAAGTCCTTAAAACAGAACATCTCCTCGCCATTGAAGCTCACCGCATGAGCCCTTATTCCCAGCGAGCAAACGATGTCTCCGTTGTGCTGGATTTAATGATTCACGACATTGACCTTTTGCTGGAAATGGCTGCTTCTCCAGTTGTTCAGCTGACGGCTACAGGCTCTAAGAAAGAAGAATCAAACCATCTCGATTACGTTACTGCAACGCTTAACTTTGCCAATGGTATTGTTGCGACTCTGACAGCAAGTAAAGTCACCCATCGCAAGATTCGGACGATCGCCGCCCATTGTAAAAACTCCTTAACGGAAGCGGATTTTCTGAATAATGAGATCGAAATCCATCGCCAAACCACCGCTAACTACACCACCGATTATGGTCAGGTTTTATATCGTCAAGATGGCTTAATCGAACAGGTTTATACCAGCAATATTGAGCCACTTCACGCTGAACTTGAGCATTTTGTGCAATGTGTGCGAGGAGGAGAACAGCCCTCCGTTGGTGGTGAACAAGCTCTCAAAGCATTACGCTTAGCGAGCTTAATCGAGCAGAGTGCCCTTGATGGCAAGGCTTGGCATGAAATGGATTGGCAGTATCAACACCTTAATCAACCCAATAAACCAATGACTCCAGCTAAGGTTTCCTAA
- a CDS encoding hemolysin family protein, whose translation MNSFVAIAEPRPLLGEIWLDIAVLAVMLCLSAFFAGSETAITAFDDLKLEGLIKRQGDPQGMFRLVKKNRTRFITTLLLGNNLVNNFSAILTSNLFAIWLGNAGLGVATAVVTIIVLIFGEITPKSLAILNVRSTFTLVVRPIYLISRFLSFFGIIYIFETITEKTIKLFSGQQNKNAPTSETLTELQLMIEILGGKGKLDLQRRQILGNTLLLDNMMVKDVVKPRIEMCTIDHGATVQALIDVCLETGYSRIPVQEQSKDHIIGVVNLKQALKVINDTASEQLSTSVSQVMDTPVYIPETKRVADLLKEMLQQRLHIAIVVDEYGGTVGLVTLEDLLEELVGEIYDESDLEPFGDRPSRKSS comes from the coding sequence TTGAATTCTTTTGTTGCGATCGCCGAACCCCGTCCCCTTCTCGGAGAAATTTGGCTAGATATCGCCGTCCTCGCGGTAATGCTCTGTTTATCGGCTTTTTTTGCCGGATCTGAAACAGCCATTACCGCTTTTGATGATCTAAAGCTTGAAGGATTAATTAAGCGGCAGGGAGATCCGCAAGGCATGTTCCGCCTTGTAAAAAAGAACCGTACCAGATTTATTACGACCCTGCTCCTTGGCAATAATCTTGTCAATAATTTCTCTGCCATCCTTACCAGTAATCTCTTCGCCATCTGGTTAGGTAATGCAGGCTTAGGTGTCGCAACAGCTGTTGTCACGATTATTGTGCTTATCTTTGGTGAAATTACACCAAAATCTCTCGCTATCCTAAATGTGCGTTCTACTTTTACGTTGGTGGTGCGGCCAATTTATCTGATCTCTCGATTTCTTTCATTCTTTGGCATCATCTACATTTTCGAGACCATCACTGAGAAAACAATCAAGCTTTTTTCCGGCCAGCAAAATAAAAATGCCCCCACCAGTGAAACCCTTACCGAGTTGCAATTAATGATCGAGATCCTTGGCGGTAAAGGCAAGCTCGATTTACAACGGCGACAAATTCTTGGTAATACTCTACTCCTCGACAACATGATGGTGAAAGATGTGGTGAAGCCCCGCATCGAAATGTGTACCATAGACCATGGCGCGACCGTCCAAGCACTCATCGATGTTTGTTTAGAAACGGGTTATTCCCGGATTCCGGTACAGGAACAATCCAAAGATCACATCATTGGAGTTGTCAACCTCAAACAGGCTCTAAAAGTTATTAATGATACTGCCTCTGAGCAGCTATCAACATCAGTTAGTCAGGTGATGGATACTCCAGTTTATATCCCTGAAACAAAAAGGGTTGCGGACCTGCTAAAGGAAATGTTGCAGCAACGGTTGCACATTGCCATTGTCGTTGATGAATACGGTGGCACTGTGGGTTTAGTGACCCTTGAGGATCTTCTCGAAGAATTGGTTGGTGAAATTTATGACGAAAGTGACCTCGAACCTTTTGGCGATCGCCCCTCTAGAAAATCCTCTTAA
- a CDS encoding IS982 family transposase, producing the protein MLSLDALFCDVDDFCPVFEPQWHQELLSSCKRYRHRSRSLSLSEVMTILIAFHQSHYRNFKHFYLLMVRHYWQKAFPKAVSYQRFVAWMPSSLVPLCAYLCDCYGDCTGISFIDATSIKVCHNRRIAQHRVFNGHAARGKTSVGWFFGFKLHLVINDRGELLHVQITPGNIDDRKPVVELLRNLFGKVFGDKGYVSQALAQHLKEEHDVMLIAKPRRNMENHLMLWQDTFIARKRALIETVIDQLKNISQIEHSRHRSPANFCVNLLCGLIAYCHQPKKPSLQLN; encoded by the coding sequence ATGCTTAGTTTAGACGCTTTATTTTGTGACGTTGACGATTTCTGCCCAGTCTTTGAACCTCAGTGGCATCAAGAATTACTTAGCTCTTGCAAAAGGTATCGTCACCGTTCTAGAAGCCTAAGCTTGAGTGAGGTGATGACGATACTGATTGCATTTCATCAATCTCACTATCGTAATTTCAAGCATTTCTATCTCCTGATGGTGCGACACTATTGGCAAAAAGCCTTTCCCAAAGCAGTGAGTTATCAACGCTTTGTGGCATGGATGCCCTCCAGCTTAGTGCCTCTATGTGCCTATTTATGTGACTGTTATGGAGATTGCACAGGCATTAGTTTCATTGATGCCACCAGTATCAAAGTTTGTCACAATCGCCGTATTGCCCAACATCGAGTCTTTAACGGTCATGCCGCTAGAGGTAAAACCTCTGTTGGATGGTTCTTTGGCTTCAAACTCCATCTGGTCATTAATGACCGAGGAGAATTACTTCATGTACAAATCACTCCTGGCAATATTGATGACAGAAAGCCTGTCGTTGAACTGTTACGGAATTTATTCGGCAAAGTTTTTGGAGATAAGGGCTATGTGTCCCAAGCTCTGGCACAACATCTCAAAGAAGAACATGATGTGATGTTAATTGCTAAGCCTCGCCGCAATATGGAGAATCACTTGATGCTCTGGCAAGATACATTCATCGCTCGTAAACGAGCTTTGATTGAAACCGTGATTGACCAACTGAAGAACATTTCTCAGATTGAGCACTCTAGACATCGTAGTCCAGCGAACTTCTGTGTCAATTTGCTGTGTGGCTTGATTGCCTATTGTCATCAGCCTAAGAAACCTTCTCTCCAACTCAATTAG
- a CDS encoding site-specific integrase: protein MNAGIYNPVACYDPKKAVEKARLDERYKSLVFLWFEWKKLDHEYSAASLRVHKRIETVLSTIHHEHLNLGNAHGFLEAYRMLGYSDGTVKRDLNDIVACVNYWCKLGKVAHNPYPAIKSQLTPKKHNNKGRFTANERAIIIQSLGVNAYRDLVQFLFMTGLRPEEAIPLTWGDINFKKGLMQINKTYSKGDLRHNTKQGKKGKIVHRAYRLDKSQTDFLLRPSWEESALNEIDNALVFPSPKGTYINWGNFNKRIWKPLLTDLVALNKIRKYLKPYCMRHTAITNMIKRGDRINVIAAQVGTSIEMITKTYLISNDWWIDDDTGLDLSSYSDYISEYSK, encoded by the coding sequence TTGAATGCTGGCATCTATAACCCCGTTGCCTGTTACGACCCAAAGAAAGCAGTCGAAAAAGCTCGTTTAGATGAGCGATACAAGTCGTTAGTTTTCCTCTGGTTTGAATGGAAAAAGCTTGACCACGAGTATAGTGCCGCTTCTCTGCGTGTCCACAAAAGAATTGAGACGGTTTTGTCTACTATTCATCATGAGCACCTGAACCTAGGTAACGCACATGGGTTTCTTGAGGCGTATCGGATGCTGGGATATTCAGACGGAACCGTTAAGCGCGATTTAAACGACATTGTTGCTTGCGTCAATTATTGGTGCAAATTAGGGAAAGTTGCTCATAATCCTTACCCTGCTATCAAGAGTCAGTTAACTCCCAAAAAACATAACAACAAGGGTCGCTTTACGGCTAACGAGCGCGCCATAATAATTCAAAGTTTAGGTGTTAACGCTTATCGTGACTTGGTGCAATTCCTGTTTATGACAGGGCTTAGACCTGAAGAAGCTATCCCTCTAACTTGGGGTGATATCAACTTCAAAAAAGGGTTGATGCAAATCAACAAAACCTACTCAAAAGGCGACCTGAGGCACAATACCAAGCAAGGGAAGAAAGGAAAAATTGTTCATCGCGCCTACCGATTAGACAAGTCACAAACAGATTTCCTTTTACGGCCTAGCTGGGAAGAATCCGCCCTAAATGAAATCGATAACGCCCTTGTTTTCCCGTCACCCAAGGGCACTTACATCAATTGGGGTAATTTCAATAAAAGAATCTGGAAACCATTACTAACAGATTTAGTGGCTCTCAATAAAATCAGAAAGTACCTTAAGCCCTACTGCATGAGACATACAGCTATCACCAACATGATTAAACGGGGTGACAGAATAAACGTTATTGCTGCACAAGTTGGAACGTCTATCGAGATGATTACTAAGACTTACCTGATTAGCAACGACTGGTGGATTGATGATGACACGGGATTAGACCTCAGCTCTTACAGTGACTACATTTCGGAATATTCCAAGTAA
- a CDS encoding tetratricopeptide repeat protein yields the protein MSSQDLKHEIKAWQDRRHSLRLSLIKSDSDEKKFSLRKSIEECDREIEKLESDLQKLNVFSTNNESQDNLSSQEPLYSNDTQDKLIVESASSESINMSQDDLSDSQLLDIKQAQLKRLKDLIDSSGGLSECPTEMIQEIAILRLDIANLEEKVSVDSTTTMEDISKYDIPAPVQFIDRPEERKFIEEALKSSEKWVRTIVIRGMGGTGKTVLAVEVARAVRGIFKKVIWASANDHSITLANLLDIVLRAINYRSDQLNIDEKQEKVSELLRGGRYLLVIDSFERIGDSDVDTFLARNDFYPSKILITTRVIYPQNSTTIELRGLKPEQSERMLREVGKAQGVANEIIQKDTIDKIHNITSGLPIALKLIIGQLSQNIPLKLVLESLKSNKKMEQLVGDDLPIEGLLDHLFGNSWKFLRENDSSACTILMSMTFFAAPAAERAIQIITDTNENRFQSAIKNLIRMSLIQPDRDLTEGNELRFSLHPLTRSFIDTKVDDDRVVKKAIYSSAVNYFMSLMEQLGRPGLEASEYEKLEQDLPNCLAAFEWCSNQRDNRNTSKIVEHLQHFLFEKGFWHTRIQICSSASALDHDSSGNNFEAAWRESFWAGWVFSRQNNYDEAKKWLEKAQESLFKVSSQNVFKILYEAKTLQLNALITHGEAVEVYKRSKKQGSPATNMKAEVNNLFEQANGYHNKARNLFIEYISKNGPRWTFEDPDYAIALVDSNQGDLSVDMGHWKNEVGKEEESYEHYELAQRLYSTVLENANNSSWQNKEALIAFSSANLGHVEIWLGQEKNLEQIRPRFDEALQIARFIGRPHTIAWCYRGYGLIEQRSAQIESSISRKIDKLNEAQTWLRKALDIFERIGRRERVAETRDSLREVELELTQFQSA from the coding sequence ATGTCATCTCAAGACCTGAAACATGAAATAAAGGCTTGGCAAGATCGACGACACTCATTGCGACTTTCACTAATCAAATCTGATAGTGATGAGAAAAAATTTTCACTTAGAAAATCAATAGAAGAGTGTGATAGAGAAATTGAAAAATTAGAATCGGATTTACAAAAACTAAATGTATTTTCCACAAATAATGAATCGCAGGATAATTTGAGTTCTCAAGAGCCATTATACAGCAATGATACACAAGATAAATTGATAGTAGAAAGTGCTAGCAGTGAGTCGATTAATATGTCACAAGATGATTTGTCTGATTCACAACTTCTAGATATCAAGCAAGCTCAATTGAAACGTCTTAAAGATTTAATAGACAGTTCTGGAGGTCTTAGTGAGTGCCCGACAGAGATGATACAAGAAATTGCTATTTTGCGTTTGGATATAGCTAATCTTGAAGAGAAAGTTTCTGTAGATAGTACTACTACTATGGAGGATATATCTAAATATGACATTCCTGCACCAGTACAATTTATCGACAGACCTGAAGAACGAAAGTTTATTGAAGAAGCTCTTAAATCCTCAGAAAAATGGGTGAGAACTATTGTAATAAGAGGCATGGGTGGAACTGGCAAAACTGTTTTGGCGGTTGAGGTTGCCAGAGCTGTAAGGGGAATATTCAAGAAAGTTATCTGGGCTTCAGCAAATGATCACTCAATCACTTTAGCCAATCTTTTAGATATTGTTTTAAGAGCAATTAATTATCGATCTGATCAATTAAACATAGATGAAAAGCAAGAAAAAGTATCAGAACTCTTACGGGGCGGTAGATATCTGTTAGTTATAGATAGTTTTGAACGAATTGGAGATTCGGATGTAGATACATTTCTGGCTAGAAATGACTTTTATCCCAGTAAAATTTTAATAACGACAAGAGTTATTTATCCTCAAAATTCTACAACTATTGAATTGCGAGGTTTAAAACCTGAACAGAGTGAAAGAATGCTTAGAGAGGTTGGTAAAGCTCAAGGAGTTGCCAATGAGATTATACAGAAAGATACTATTGATAAAATTCATAATATAACTTCTGGCTTACCGATTGCTTTGAAGTTGATCATTGGTCAACTTTCTCAGAACATTCCTTTGAAGCTTGTTTTAGAAAGCTTGAAAAGCAATAAAAAAATGGAGCAATTAGTAGGTGATGATTTGCCTATTGAAGGTTTGTTAGACCATCTATTTGGTAATTCATGGAAGTTTCTGCGAGAGAATGATTCATCAGCTTGCACAATCCTAATGAGCATGACTTTTTTTGCAGCGCCTGCTGCTGAAAGAGCTATCCAGATCATTACTGACACCAATGAAAATAGGTTTCAATCAGCAATTAAAAATTTGATTCGGATGTCTTTGATCCAACCTGATAGAGATCTTACAGAAGGAAATGAATTGCGTTTTTCTCTACATCCATTAACTCGTAGTTTTATTGATACAAAAGTTGATGATGATCGTGTTGTCAAAAAAGCAATATATAGTTCTGCTGTTAATTATTTTATGAGCTTGATGGAGCAATTAGGACGCCCCGGTCTGGAGGCATCGGAATATGAGAAATTAGAGCAGGATTTACCTAATTGCTTAGCAGCATTTGAATGGTGTAGTAATCAAAGAGACAATAGAAATACCTCAAAAATAGTTGAACATTTACAGCATTTCTTGTTTGAAAAAGGGTTTTGGCATACTCGTATTCAGATTTGCAGTTCTGCCTCAGCACTTGATCATGATTCGTCAGGAAATAATTTTGAGGCTGCTTGGCGAGAATCTTTTTGGGCAGGATGGGTTTTTAGTCGTCAAAACAACTATGATGAAGCAAAAAAATGGTTGGAAAAGGCTCAAGAGAGTTTGTTTAAAGTGTCTAGTCAAAATGTTTTTAAAATATTATATGAAGCCAAAACTTTACAACTTAACGCATTAATAACTCATGGAGAAGCAGTCGAAGTTTACAAACGCAGCAAGAAGCAGGGTAGCCCCGCAACTAATATGAAAGCTGAGGTAAATAATCTGTTTGAACAAGCGAATGGGTATCATAATAAGGCGCGCAATCTTTTTATTGAGTACATAAGTAAAAATGGTCCACGTTGGACGTTTGAAGATCCAGATTATGCGATAGCTCTTGTTGACTCTAACCAAGGTGATTTATCAGTTGACATGGGTCACTGGAAAAATGAAGTTGGGAAAGAAGAGGAAAGTTATGAACATTACGAGCTTGCTCAGAGGCTTTATTCAACTGTTCTAGAGAATGCGAATAATAGTTCTTGGCAGAATAAAGAGGCATTGATTGCCTTTAGCTCAGCAAATTTGGGTCATGTTGAAATCTGGTTGGGACAAGAAAAAAATCTTGAGCAAATCAGACCCCGATTTGATGAGGCTTTACAAATAGCGAGATTTATTGGGCGTCCGCATACAATAGCCTGGTGTTATAGAGGATATGGTTTGATAGAGCAGCGTTCAGCCCAAATTGAATCATCTATTTCTCGAAAGATAGATAAGCTTAATGAAGCTCAAACTTGGTTGAGAAAAGCATTAGATATTTTTGAGCGTATTGGCCGACGCGAAAGAGTTGCAGAAACTAGAGACTCTTTGAGAGAAGTTGAACTCGAATTGACTCAATTTCAATCCGCATAA
- a CDS encoding helix-turn-helix transcriptional regulator: MTTFKAYLKSRNIKQNDIAELLGVTHQRVSTIVTGKTPPSLQQVITIAQYLGISTDELIKLLEL; the protein is encoded by the coding sequence ATGACTACGTTTAAGGCTTACTTGAAATCTCGTAACATCAAGCAGAATGACATAGCTGAATTATTGGGAGTAACTCATCAGAGGGTTAGCACAATAGTTACTGGGAAAACCCCGCCATCGCTCCAGCAAGTCATAACCATTGCTCAATATCTCGGAATTAGCACAGATGAACTCATAAAATTATTAGAGCTTTAG
- a CDS encoding PadR family transcriptional regulator, giving the protein MIENKPASYEIKKLDEIILRVLQSKELYGLEIIEVVNQASFGHRKINFGSLYPKLRQLERKGLIEGRTKLGATGKGEKQKRYYCLTAFGQKVLNECIEFERRLSASTGIRAASI; this is encoded by the coding sequence ATGATTGAGAATAAACCTGCCTCCTATGAAATCAAGAAACTGGATGAAATCATTCTTAGAGTTTTGCAATCCAAAGAACTCTACGGTCTTGAAATTATTGAAGTTGTCAACCAAGCCAGCTTCGGACATAGAAAAATCAACTTTGGTTCACTCTATCCAAAGCTCAGACAGCTTGAACGAAAAGGTCTTATCGAAGGACGAACCAAACTCGGAGCAACTGGAAAAGGAGAAAAGCAGAAACGATACTACTGTCTTACTGCTTTTGGACAAAAAGTCCTCAATGAGTGTATCGAGTTCGAACGTAGATTATCTGCTTCAACAGGAATTAGAGCCGCGTCAATCTGA
- a CDS encoding ATP-dependent RecD-like DNA helicase, protein MNNLNIGQKEAVNNFLEFWDSPAQFFFLDGSAGTGKSYTASKILGILHDEYDLRWHEVIATAPTHRAKNVLIEFMDSNDIPVECATIHKALGLSIATNEHVQETISGESQGFNDKKLVIVDEGSMVSKDLCSEIVQESFIKGNKVLVLGDSLQLTPVGDASGEFPMFSVCKHKSLLTEVMRYDGGGIADFVKASKMAVDLQVLFDWKSRYKPDFDDLEAISKTELVEHWQKCDGSKVALALKNDTVGTLNQLLRSVDSSLTPEQKKEQFTDGEQIICNSPVFEGNEIIYSNGSVLDVKGSSHYKEQISLNCGSFSFNGFAVDVNDGITPWRIITLPPSERKKLKKALKLCKDFASKQTNQNERKVAWKDYWKLNKFFADVDYLYAMTIHKSQGSSFGNVFIKRDFTWLKDHKLQPRLWYVGSSRAKKKLFIV, encoded by the coding sequence ATGAATAACTTAAACATCGGACAAAAGGAAGCCGTTAATAACTTCCTTGAGTTCTGGGATTCTCCTGCTCAATTTTTCTTTTTGGATGGTTCTGCTGGTACTGGAAAGAGCTATACAGCATCTAAAATCCTTGGGATTCTACATGATGAATATGATTTGAGATGGCATGAGGTAATCGCTACAGCACCAACTCACCGAGCGAAGAATGTCTTGATTGAGTTCATGGATTCAAATGATATTCCTGTGGAATGTGCCACCATCCACAAGGCTTTAGGTTTGTCTATCGCTACCAATGAACACGTTCAAGAAACTATCTCTGGTGAGTCTCAAGGATTCAACGATAAAAAGCTGGTGATAGTAGATGAAGGTTCGATGGTAAGCAAAGACTTGTGCTCAGAGATTGTTCAAGAATCATTCATTAAAGGGAATAAGGTTTTAGTTTTGGGTGATTCTCTACAACTAACCCCCGTGGGTGACGCTTCAGGCGAATTCCCGATGTTTAGTGTTTGTAAGCATAAATCTCTGCTTACTGAAGTGATGAGATACGACGGTGGCGGAATCGCTGATTTCGTTAAAGCCTCAAAGATGGCTGTAGACCTACAGGTTTTATTTGACTGGAAGTCTAGATACAAACCAGATTTTGATGATTTAGAAGCTATCTCTAAAACTGAGTTAGTAGAACACTGGCAGAAATGTGATGGCTCTAAAGTAGCTCTTGCACTGAAAAACGATACTGTCGGTACTCTCAATCAATTACTTCGTTCTGTTGACTCAAGCCTTACTCCTGAACAGAAGAAAGAACAGTTTACCGATGGTGAGCAAATTATCTGCAATAGCCCGGTATTTGAGGGCAACGAGATTATCTACAGCAATGGCTCAGTGCTTGATGTCAAAGGGTCATCTCACTACAAAGAACAAATTAGTCTGAACTGTGGTTCGTTCTCGTTTAATGGGTTTGCTGTAGATGTGAATGACGGAATTACACCTTGGAGAATCATCACTCTGCCACCATCAGAGCGGAAGAAACTAAAAAAAGCCCTCAAATTATGTAAGGACTTTGCCAGCAAGCAAACTAACCAGAATGAGCGTAAAGTCGCATGGAAGGATTACTGGAAACTGAATAAGTTTTTTGCTGATGTGGATTATCTCTATGCGATGACGATTCACAAGTCACAGGGTTCTAGTTTCGGCAATGTGTTTATCAAACGTGACTTCACTTGGCTAAAAGACCACAAGCTTCAACCGCGATTATGGTACGTCGGTTCGTCCCGTGCAAAGAAAAAGCTGTTTATCGTTTGA